ggcgggcggcgggctttggcgaggcgagtatggcgggcggcgggtttttgcggggcgagctttggcgagcggcgggcctaaaatcccaacccaacccgccatttttttgCGGGTGGCGGGCCGGCCCGGCGGTCCAcggcccattttgccacccctagatgtGACACAATATTAGTTTAGGTGTTTTAGCTTTTGAACTGATTTTGACCCTGTTGGTAGATTGAGTATTGTATTTTCAGGCATGTCTTATGCCTTgtttttgattttattaattaatttttgccttttgaaaaaaaacattacGAAAACAAcaatttagatttaatttgaataaaaataaaagttttgttAGCCTAAGTTTTAAGTCACATGTTTAGGAATCATCAAATAAAAACTACATCTCTTGAATTtgtctttttttaatttatttttaacacGTGGATGACTGCTGCAGCAGAACATGGATTGAAGCACATTCACATCCACTTGTCTTGGATTTTCTATCAACTTGGTTTCATTTTTAGTTTAAGGCTAAAGTTTGAAGGACAAAGTGTATCGGTGAGGAGTTGGGATCCTGATTACAAATGTAGAAGCAGAAGCTTATCCAAGTTGGTTGGGGCAAACATTTCGAACTTAGATgattttaatatttcttttgaCGTCTTTTCAAGTGTTTGTGCTTAAAAGAGGTATGTATTTTTCTATTATCATACTTTAATATGTTTTCAAGATTGTTCTAAATTCGGTTGTACTAGTAGATGCAAATGCCACAATGATGACTTGTATGTTGCACGAACACATTTCAGCAAACGTGTGTCTGGTATCTGACATATGTCACTACACGACACGAACACACTTGATtacctttaatttaattttgaactgCCCATGGATCAATTTTTCGTCCGTTCATTTACTCTTTTTCCCTATTTCTTACATATTTTCCTGAAACATGCAGATGTATTCATCTTCCAGTATTTTCCAATTTAACTAGGGTTGAAGTTGTAACGGTTTATTGGAAGTTGGTATTTGGGGTGTTTGAGAATTTTCCCCAGCTTTAAGAATTGTTTCTTGGGAAGCTATAGATTTTAGTATCAGAAGACATTTTATGGTATTGTCCCAAGTGTTGTTCCTGAATGCCTTTCTTTACCGTTTAAAAAGTGCACTGTTATGACTTACATAGGTGAAAAATACGGAAAAAGAGTTTGTAAAATATATTGTGGAGAACTCAACATCTATACAGGAGATGGTAATGCACAGTTGCACACTCTGACTTCGTTGGATCCGCAAAGAAGGTATGAATTGCAAAACGAACTAGAAAATGATTGTAACAACAGTAGCTAGCAGTAGGCATAATCAGAAGCTTTAATGGTCAGTTTTTGTCGGATTTTCTTTCAATTCAAAGTTGCTAATCAAGCGACTGGCTAGTGCAAGTCTTAGATATACAATTCCCTCATACACTATTTCATGAAACATATAACCAtgataacaaaaatataatacaaaaataTAATGCAAAAGCAGTGGTCTCTCTTAACttgaaagaaattcaaaacaAGCTTCCGCGCAATTGCGATGAGAATGAAATTATGTGGACCTCTTACTACTTGAAGTTTGCCTGGCAAGTTACCAACAGTTGGATCCTGGGGAAAAAAATTATGAGGCAACAAAGGACTTATTTTGGAGATTGTATTGTAGTGACAGTTTGCCGTTAATCCAGCAACAGTTTTCTGGGTTTGCAATAGTTTGTCCTTTGTTGGAGCGGTTTCAACAAAGTTAGTTGGAGAGTTTGGTTAGCAGCGGTTTCTCTCTGGTTTGGAGATTTGCTCTGAGATAGGAGTATTTAACTCTAGGTTACCTCTTGCATTCTGTTATTTTCCATTGTATTGTAGTGCCTTTGTACTATCAAATATAATAAACTCACATAACAGTAGAAAATGAGCAAACAACCCAAATATATATTCTAAATGACAAGGTTAATGgtacttaaaaaatatatattctaaaTAAATATTTGAGGCACACAAACCATATAGATGCGCAAACAAACCAAAGATACTCCATAACAGTAGAAAATGCAGAAACAACCCAAGAACActaacaaaatcaaacaaaactccAAAACACAAGACAACAAAGTTCTAGTTCAACCCACCTAATCTAACAGTTGCATGGTAAAAGCTTGCGAAATGACAGGAAGAATAGAGTAAATGCAACTTGCATGGAATAATAGAGTAACTAACTACAATTTACATGGAACATGATAAACTGTTAGTTTACACGTTGATGAAGCCCTTGGGCATGATTGTAATAGTCTTTCTATTTCAGGCTGTCCACCATTCCAGATTTTCATTGTTTGTAAAACTGCTGCATTCTTCAAAATATACTTTGCTAGCAAAAGCTCACCTTGTAGGCCTAAGAAGCTCAAAAGATGGCAAGTTTTAAGGTGCAACGAAAGGCACTGTGAAACAAAATCAGGGTCCACCCAATTTTCTCTGTCATCTTTTCTCGTCCATCTGTCCTTATCTTTGCCCGCCTGTTAATAATGCaaataacataaaattataaAGCATAAAGGTGTGCTATGAAAAGATAATTAAGATATGATCCGGAACAAACCTCGTTAagtttaagtgtttgaaggttagGAGAGTGTTTGAGAAGTTGAATTAAGAAACGCCAACGGTAATTGAAGGAGTTAAGATCCAGGGAGGTCAAATTATGAAAGGTAGGAAGTACATGATTATTATAGGAATCCATCTAGAATAGGTAGAAAGCAAAATGTTAGAAATCATGGTAAGACTCCCTGAAgcaaaaacaattaaacaaagaTGATATAATCAAACCTTAGCCATTGAAATGGAAAGAGAATGAACATTATGAAGTGGTTCCAATGGAAAGCGATAATTCGGCGAATCAAGACTTGCTCGGGTCAAGTTAGTTAAGGTAAGTCTTTTCCATTGTTCACTGTTTAGAGAGTCCTCAGAATTGAACCCCAATAAATAAGATACTAATAAATCCTCAAGATTGGGACATCCAGCTAGAAACATCATAAAACCATCATTTCTTGGGAAAAATATAAATCGTAAGTTAAGAGTTTTGAGCGAGGGAAGATCAACAGAAGGAAAAGTAAAGTTTATACTgaaaaaaagaagatgaagagaaaCAAGAGTTTTGCAAGTAAGAATGGTATTAGGCAAATCAGGCACGCCCGGTGAGCTTAGCATTAGAAAGAGATCAAGATTCTCAACACCGCGTTCTACCAAAAAGTTGATCCATTTGTAAAAACTGTGAATGCCAAGATTGTTATCTtcattataatggtatataagaGAGATTTTGAAAGCCTTAATGGGAAGTGCGGAAACTCGTGAGAGTAAAACGTAGTAGATGAAATCGGTAACGCGAAAATTGGCGTTTTGGTCTGTTAATACAGTGTTGGTGAAGTTCAAAACGGGAACAGAACGCCAGAGATGCTTCCACCTCGTTGAGAGAATGCTTGTGGCAACTGCGTCTTTGGTTTGGAGAAAGGAGAGAATGTGACATACAACTTCGTCTGGGAGAGCGCTTAGTATATCCGCCATTGAAGAAAAACGAAAAACAATGATCCTTAGAAAATAATAAGCACCGGAATTTATAGGTGTTGatacaaaattaaataacaatcATATCAAtatcattaaatttaataaattatgattttatttatatataaggaATAATCtgatataaatttaataatatcattaaatttaataaattattagcTTATCCATTTCCTCAAATGACTAGGAAAGGAGCAGTCTGTAGTCTGTGACAGTGTATTAAATGGGGTAAATCTGTAATTAAGTTaatcaactttcaaattcaataaaatcaaaaaataaaccGGAATAGTTAGGATATGTTTGCAGGAAAATTCTTAGGTACGTGGAATGAAGTTGAAGAATGTATGTTATCACAGGTGGATCCACATACTAGATGATGGGGCGCTGGCCCCCATTAGACTTTTGTTTTTATATGTATTGATTTTATTTATGCTTagcattttaattatttaataactccattgcatttaatttattaattatacgACACAAATCAGATTTATATACGAAAGGTAGCTTACTAATATATAGATTCATATTTAAaagataatatatatttttgtcctagaagttcTTAATAAGTTAGTTaggttaaatattataaaataattattttcaaatatacatgtttttattttaacatattttttatagattacttaaaataaaaaatatttttctttcaaattttaaaatctcGAGTTATTCTTCATTTAAAAAAATGtgattctaaatattttattatcaGATAAGGATGATGCATCtgattctaaatattttaatatttcataaagACAAATGTATTTTTTAATAACCAAAGTGTTTActctcaattttaaacaaattttattatttttttagtaaaataaaattttgttctATTCActtaaagaatattaaaaaatttacagtaataattatattaattaattaaattaaaaagtaaaatagataaataatctCTCATTTTTAAgactttttaattaattttttttttaattttttttttgatttttttaattcacCACAAGATTATTATGTactcattattaattttttatttttttaacatagtttatatattattttgtactatattttgaaattaactaattttattatttagtttaagtgaatagaatataatttaatttaaagaaaataaaaataagagtaaaatttctttggaaataaaaataaactattattttattaaagaTTTGTAATTTTCTTAAGAAATATTTAGAATCttgcttttattattaaaatgaaGAATTACTggagttttgaaaaaaatttaaaaatatattttattttatgacaaGAAGGTATTATGATTTgataaaattaaagttatttgTAACCAAAATTGGAAGAGACTATTTTTTAGGAAGAATCATGTTAATACATAGATTctggtttaaatacatatcacataaatgtagacttaaccattgattttaaatcgtatggttgttattaaaaattctcaattctcataataaccaaagttctcatttgatacgtccatatatatatatatatatatatatatatatatatatatatatatatatatatatatatatatatttattgggGACGACTCAAATGAAaatacttggttattatgagaaatgagaataatgaatcacgacctttaaattttgatttgttgattttaatgaactgatttggtttctctttctacgttgatttaaaataaatattaaggttcatagaaaaagaaaccaatccaattcattaaaatcaacaaatcaaaatttaatggtcgtgattcattgttctcatttctcataataaccaagtgttctcacttgagtcgtccccatatatatattaggggtgatcgtatccgaaccaatccaaaagcaaaaccgcaaatcgaaccaatccaaaccgaaaccgcaaaaaaccgcgtttggtttggatgattttggatggtttttggactgaaccgcacggtttggtttggtttgcggtttttatttcacGAAACCGAacggaaccgaaccaaaccgcatatttaacttaagttttaaatttttataattaatttattatctttccaaatTCAATTGAACATAGCCACATCTaacgttttgaattttaataattaatttattaacttaagttttggcataatccacttggtttttgtattttatatatatatatatatatatatatatatatatatatatatatatatatatatatatatatatatatatatatatatatatatatataattctctcatgtctaatatatgtatttcatttataatgtatttttagttctctattgttcttgtaatataatttcttttgtatggtataatatcatatattatattgacattgaattactttcctttttccttttatttcagtatatttttattttatagtgtaaaccgcagtcaaccgaaccgatcctaaccgcattggtttggtttggtttggtttggatgactttttaaaaatcaaccgaaccaaaccgaaccgcatgcatttttatctcgtggttaggatgacttttatgcccaaaaccgaaccaaaccataccgcgaacacccctaatatatatatatatatatatatatatatatatatatatatatatatatatatatatatatatatatatatatataagttacaCCAACAATTACactactttttaattttaatctaacGATTAGAAACTCGCATGATTCTTACTGAAGATAACTTCCTCCACtgttgataataaaataaaaacacgattctttttaatattttttaagaaaacctTATATATCTAAAAATTTCTCATAAATCTTAATGTAAAATagcataatttttattaaaaatagtttattcttatttataaacaaactttaatttttttcaatttcctttataaataaataacacaagagTCTActcttaaaaatgaattttaatattatttataattagtttaagaacatcacaaaaaaattaatttttttatccaTAAACAGttctattttagtttttaatttttaattagtttttttcttAAAGTTTAAACAAAGTCctcattattttcttcaattttacttaaatttagttttatatttataatgctcgttattttcattattttaattagtttcttttagtttttaaacAAAGTATTCGTGTTTGGGATTAGGCTGACACTCGGCCTAAAACACAGTCTGACGCCCAATCCGAGGCTACTTGGCGAAAGGCCCAAATAGCACCTGCCAGAAGACAAGGCCAACAAGGTTATCCGAGCAGTAGTTGTCATGGGAAGGTGGTCCCTCGTGTAACACCCCATTAATACCCCAAAagaaataagcatataatcagagaataagcatgcatataattcaaaagggcgtcacatcgacattttcaaaaactaaaagcttttaaaaaaaacGACATCATTTATCcacaatatacaatacacctgATCATTccaaataacacctaaacatttaattacaattcatatagaatatgcattcacaacgGAAAGTActaaaaatactcatgtatttcataaaatgattcatgtcccataccatgatcataactCAATAACActctcaatataaaataaaccataatcagaatatttggcttaaagcctctcaaacaacaagtagccagataaacaggttcacaagttgtAACATGATatataaccaaatagaaacatgagttcaacacgcctagtctacccagtgttacatgaccagagcattgactcgctacttaatcatCAAACAAACTCGGAAGCTCTCCGACTAAATCTCGTACGAACTACTAAtcgccagaacctgcatgtcgccaaacgagggcaacattaaaacaaaagGGTAAGAATACGAATCACTATGAAGAaaatataataagatacaatgattcaatcaacaattataggaattcatcacacttatataaccatgtaaatcatactaaccaacatttatttcacatgttacaagcatacatcaaaactcaaggagtataatattaaattccaatactatattcccaaataatacacataactataattatcacataatcatatattttaccaagtcatgtgtccaaacatcaccaaatccaattatcacatctcatgtacacataaaaatcacataaatgcatatactcaaacatcacataacctcaatgtgactcaatgcaaaacatgtgactcaatgcatgtggtacccaatgtggactcaaagttccaccgcttccaattcatatagaatctagccacgcttcagatccggacaagatcgaagccaccaaatgtaacatatagtttaccgctttccgaattcactctagaatccaagccgcttccgatccggacaagatcaaagccactgcacatgtttccaattaaggatcaacgtaatccacgtctatttccattcaaggatcaccgtctaataccatgtgaacccacagtttcactgcttccacaataaagccgactatgccatgaatgaatgtacaattaccaaccaattatatatgcaattaagatcatctctaccatcttaacattccgcatatcacaataattcaactcgatgaattatccaccaattgtacacaacattcacaacacatacatatcattcacatataaaaggccaattaatcaattacgattcacaaaatccaattaacactagtatccatactatctcatgttaattatcatttttgccaattatacatgaacagaCACTTTccacatcaagcaattaatcattagaattaatgctatccaactactcatagagaatcaatattagcacaacatcatggcatatacatatattcattctcaacataaacatattcaagccaaaacacaattacggacaaattccCAAAATACCATAATTTACCGATacaccgaataatttatccaagtccaagtatattccaattaaatagtcTTATCGagattaattcaactattaatttaattaaccaattaataatcacactatattaatttaattcacttctatttcttctccatttccaatttttagcattctattgctcaagaccattttttttattgaaaagaatatcgtgctagctttctaacgcttcgaacggagactcaaacggagttacggttcaaaagatatgaattgttaaagtttcaacaaaaaacaataccgacatcatacactgacaactctaaacatgtcagaataacacaaaacaattaaaagtatgactcttaataactcaacAACTCAGACaatttattgtcaactctaacaactctattaacaactctattgacaattctattaaattattataattatttataaagaatatttaaatcaaacacaatttcggtcgatttgtaaaatatcacaatttcaacaaaataacaccaccacgttattctagtaattaaacttagctaccacgtaatttttcatcaaattccgaacaactaattataccgcttaattctgctattcggtcaaacgggactgttttgaaTTACATTTTGTTCTACTACTGTTTCACACTTTATTTTCTACTATTTCCAATTAGATATTTTTAGTCGCAAAGGAAAACCGCGGccttataattttcacttcaaactgTGGCCCAACCCTAAAATAatttatccctccaaaatttcccttttttttttttgttttccctctcataattattttcttttataatttttttagattaaaaaattaaaagaaaaattgaaaagataaatacacaaaccctaaaatcaatcaagctctctcttctttctctttcccAAACACATGGTGCCGCTCCTTCTCCTCCAATCTTCTCTCGGCGTTTACACATGCCGGTGAAATGACGACGTACGCTGGCATCATGAACAAGCGACGAACACCGAACACCAATTTACACCGATTCAACCGATTTGAGTTTCAGAAAACTGTTTCTTTCACGAACTGATTCTTGTGTTTGTTTTTCAGGAACTGAAAGCTAGTTGGAGACTTGCTTTGACGGACAATTATTGGTTTTTTAAGATCTGCGTTT
The Vicia villosa cultivar HV-30 ecotype Madison, WI linkage group LG6, Vvil1.0, whole genome shotgun sequence genome window above contains:
- the LOC131609116 gene encoding F-box/FBD/LRR-repeat protein At3g26920-like; its protein translation is MDSYNNHVLPTFHNLTSLDLNSFNYRWRFLIQLLKHSPNLQTLKLNEAGKDKDRWTRKDDRENWVDPDFVSQCLSLHLKTCHLLSFLGLQGELLLAKYILKNAAVLQTMKIWNGGQPEIERLLQSCPRASSTCKLTVYHVPCKL
- the LOC131613543 gene encoding F-box/LRR-repeat protein At4g14103-like, encoding MADILSALPDEVVCHILSFLQTKDAVATSILSTRWKHLWRSVPVLNFTNTVLTDQNANFRVTDFIYYVLLSRVSALPIKAFKISLIYHYNEDNNLGIHSFYKWINFLVERGVENLDLFLMLSSPGVPDLPNTILTCKTLVSLHLLFFSINFTFPSVDLPSLKTLNLRFIFFPRNDGFMMFLAGCPNLEDLLVSYLLGFNSEDSLNSEQWKRLTLTNLTRASLDSPNYRFPLEPLHNVHSLSISMAKV